In Pseudomonas saudiphocaensis, one DNA window encodes the following:
- a CDS encoding ferric reductase-like transmembrane domain-containing protein — protein MKPIKLTFVALLIGLTLLWLLAGGLALPRYNFWPIRKMLVEYSGMLAIGAMSVAMLLAARPGRFERFFDGLDKTYRLHKWLGISALVLGILHWGWAQIPKWLVGWGWLTKPVKGGAGGPEGFFGWLHGFRHTAEDLGEWAFYAAAILLVLALVKRFPYHWFFKTHRWLALVYLVLVLHSVVLTPPAWWSQPLGLLLAIMMLAGSVAAFISLSRRIGRKHQVVGHIHSLTHHRDNQVLRVEIMLAGAWPGHKAGQFAFVTFDRKEGPHPFSLSSAWRNDGMLAFSIKGLGDYTRTLPECLKVGDAVKVEGPYGCFDFNSDKPGQIWVAGGIGIAPFIGQLQALADSGQGAQVDLFYSTSAPDSVFIERIQRLAEKAGVRLHVLVASRDGRLTPERLRQLAPHWQDCDIWFCGPTGFAQDLRKDLQARGLAPDDFHQELFDMR, from the coding sequence ATGAAACCCATCAAGCTCACGTTCGTGGCGCTGCTCATCGGCCTGACGCTACTGTGGCTATTGGCTGGCGGGCTCGCCCTGCCGCGCTACAACTTCTGGCCGATCCGCAAAATGCTGGTCGAATACAGCGGCATGCTGGCGATAGGCGCGATGAGCGTAGCCATGCTGCTGGCCGCACGACCGGGACGTTTCGAGCGCTTCTTCGACGGCCTGGACAAGACCTACCGCCTGCACAAATGGCTGGGCATCAGCGCCCTGGTGCTCGGCATCCTTCACTGGGGCTGGGCGCAGATTCCGAAATGGCTGGTGGGCTGGGGCTGGCTGACCAAGCCGGTCAAGGGCGGTGCCGGCGGGCCGGAAGGCTTCTTCGGCTGGCTGCATGGCTTCCGCCACACTGCCGAGGATCTCGGCGAATGGGCCTTTTATGCGGCGGCGATCCTGCTGGTGCTGGCGCTGGTCAAACGCTTCCCCTATCACTGGTTCTTCAAGACTCACCGCTGGCTGGCGCTGGTTTATCTGGTGCTGGTACTGCACTCGGTGGTACTGACGCCACCTGCCTGGTGGAGTCAGCCACTCGGCCTGCTGCTGGCGATCATGATGCTCGCCGGTAGCGTCGCGGCTTTTATCTCGCTCAGCCGCCGTATCGGGCGCAAGCATCAGGTGGTCGGCCACATCCACAGCCTGACCCATCACCGCGACAACCAGGTGCTGCGCGTCGAAATCATGCTGGCCGGCGCCTGGCCGGGGCACAAGGCCGGGCAGTTCGCCTTCGTCACCTTCGACCGCAAGGAAGGCCCGCACCCGTTCAGCCTTTCTTCGGCGTGGCGCAACGACGGCATGCTGGCCTTCTCCATCAAAGGCCTGGGTGATTACACCCGCACCCTGCCGGAATGCCTCAAGGTGGGAGATGCAGTCAAGGTCGAAGGCCCCTATGGCTGCTTCGATTTCAACAGCGACAAGCCGGGGCAGATCTGGGTTGCCGGCGGCATCGGCATCGCTCCCTTCATTGGCCAGCTGCAGGCACTGGCCGATAGTGGCCAGGGTGCTCAGGTCGACCTGTTCTACAGCACCAGCGCACCGGATAGCGTCTTCATCGAACGCATACAGCGGTTGGCCGAGAAGGCCGGAGTGCGGCTGCACGTACTGGTCGCCAGCCGGGACGGACGCCTGACCCCCGAGCGGCTGCGCCAGCTGGCACCGCATTGGCAGGACTGCGATATCTGGTTTTGCGGTCCGACAGGCTTCGCCCAGGACCTGCGCAAGGACCTGCAAGCCCGCGGGCTGGCGCCAGACGATTTCCATCAGGAGCTGTTCGATATGCGCTGA
- a CDS encoding ABC transporter ATP-binding protein: MHHVISIEQLSKTYASGHPALKTIDLQIRRGEIFALLGPNGAGKTTLISIICGIVNPGAGRVLVDGHDIVRDYRAARSKIGLVPQELYNEGFESVWATVRFSRGLFGKKPNDAYLEKILRDLSLWDKRDARILDLSGGMKRRVMIAKALSHEPSILFLDEPTAGVDVELRRDMWEMVRGLRESGVTIILTTHYIEEAEEMADRIGVIRQGEIILVEDKDVLMHKLGKKQLTLILQQPLAALPAGLETFQLELSADGTQLVYTFDAQHEHTGIADLLKCLGEHGIDFKDLQSSQSSLEEIFVNLVKGSRT, encoded by the coding sequence GTGCACCACGTGATCAGCATCGAACAGCTCAGCAAGACCTACGCCTCCGGCCACCCGGCGCTGAAAACCATCGATTTGCAGATCCGCAGGGGGGAGATCTTCGCTCTGCTCGGGCCCAACGGTGCCGGCAAGACCACGCTGATCAGCATCATCTGCGGCATCGTCAATCCGGGCGCTGGGCGGGTGCTGGTCGATGGCCACGACATCGTTCGCGACTATCGCGCGGCGCGCTCGAAGATCGGCCTGGTCCCGCAGGAGCTGTACAACGAGGGCTTCGAGAGCGTCTGGGCGACGGTGCGGTTTTCTCGCGGGCTGTTCGGCAAGAAGCCCAACGACGCCTATCTTGAGAAGATCCTTCGCGACCTGTCCCTGTGGGACAAGCGTGATGCACGCATCCTTGACCTGTCCGGCGGCATGAAGCGCCGGGTGATGATCGCCAAGGCGCTGTCCCACGAGCCGTCGATCCTGTTTCTCGACGAACCCACGGCCGGCGTTGACGTCGAGTTGCGTCGCGACATGTGGGAAATGGTGCGCGGCCTGCGCGAGAGTGGGGTGACCATCATCCTCACCACCCACTACATCGAGGAGGCCGAGGAGATGGCCGACCGCATCGGCGTGATCCGCCAGGGCGAGATCATTCTGGTGGAAGACAAGGACGTGCTGATGCACAAGCTCGGCAAGAAGCAGCTGACCCTGATCCTGCAGCAGCCCCTCGCTGCACTGCCGGCCGGGCTTGAGACGTTCCAGCTGGAGCTTTCCGCCGACGGCACGCAGCTGGTCTACACCTTCGATGCCCAGCACGAGCACACCGGCATTGCCGACCTGCTCAAATGTCTGGGTGAGCACGGCATTGATTTCAAGGACCTGCAGTCAAGCCAGAGTTCGCTGGAGGAAATTTTCGTCAACCTGGTCAAGGGCAGCCGCACATGA